One Dasania marina DSM 21967 DNA segment encodes these proteins:
- a CDS encoding dipeptidase, with amino-acid sequence MLKKTLISLICSCLLSATVTADSTNISSSVASSIVKSFTVNNMQPPQSFGHFLQALTADEKSPQLAESIKAYKAGDLTDSQQQQLFRLLGIYSQTKYGQQAIETLRQLVAIPTFKTEGIPSHQSPAMKQIGAELEAIAGDFGLPFNNIDDRVFEITLPQQTGGKNIALHAHADVVPVNPSSWVLDDGTQLDPFKLTEINGRLYGRGAEDDKNGIVAVLYAMRVIKEEGIPLFNTLRLLVDTTEESDGTAIPYYLERHPTPDYNLALDGGYPVVIAEKGYGTLMASFTVRAVNPQQTAVISVTGGLATNQIPAKSIAQFKPATNIEAAALKQQIDRLAKSFIAEHGADFSIDTRINNKLIEVIVNGVSAHSSKPSSGVNPVSRMLLFIAHNKAALALGDNHISDAAQYAADNFALDYHGKLLGVDFADDFMGPLTMALTFISLDDKQLQLAVNLRAPKGKSPEQLKSEVKAKLDHWLAKTTIAMRYSHSQRKPMYRNPEGKWVNALLDIATENLNMPRRFGSSGGATSIHDLPNGVQFGLAMPDQKYTGHNANEFKRVEQFMLDLRIVTEMMVRLGSMQEL; translated from the coding sequence ATGCTTAAAAAAACCCTGATTTCGCTTATTTGCAGTTGCTTGCTAAGCGCTACAGTCACTGCAGACTCCACCAACATCTCTAGCAGTGTAGCCAGCAGCATTGTGAAAAGCTTCACTGTAAACAATATGCAGCCACCGCAAAGCTTTGGGCATTTTTTACAAGCATTAACAGCCGACGAGAAATCCCCGCAATTAGCAGAGAGCATCAAAGCCTATAAGGCAGGCGACTTAACAGACTCGCAACAGCAACAGCTATTTCGCCTACTCGGTATCTACAGCCAAACAAAATACGGCCAGCAAGCTATAGAGACTTTACGCCAGTTAGTCGCCATACCCACCTTTAAAACCGAAGGGATACCCTCACACCAAAGCCCCGCCATGAAGCAGATAGGTGCCGAATTAGAAGCTATTGCCGGCGACTTTGGTTTGCCGTTTAATAATATAGACGACCGCGTTTTTGAAATTACCCTACCGCAACAAACCGGCGGTAAAAATATTGCCTTACACGCTCACGCCGACGTAGTGCCGGTAAACCCTAGCTCCTGGGTATTAGATGACGGCACCCAACTAGATCCTTTTAAGCTTACCGAGATTAATGGCCGCTTATATGGCCGCGGCGCTGAGGATGATAAAAACGGTATCGTCGCCGTGTTATACGCTATGCGGGTTATTAAGGAGGAAGGCATTCCGTTGTTTAATACCCTGCGCTTACTAGTTGATACCACGGAGGAGTCTGACGGCACAGCTATCCCCTACTATCTAGAGCGTCACCCTACCCCCGATTACAACCTAGCCTTAGACGGTGGCTACCCGGTGGTGATCGCTGAAAAAGGTTATGGCACCCTAATGGCCAGCTTTACTGTGCGCGCTGTTAATCCTCAGCAAACAGCAGTGATTAGCGTGACTGGCGGCTTGGCCACTAACCAAATTCCCGCTAAGTCTATAGCGCAGTTTAAGCCTGCTACAAACATCGAAGCAGCCGCTTTAAAACAGCAGATAGACCGCTTAGCCAAAAGTTTTATCGCTGAGCATGGGGCTGACTTTAGTATTGATACCCGAATCAATAACAAGCTAATAGAAGTGATAGTCAACGGCGTGTCAGCACACTCATCCAAACCTAGTAGCGGCGTTAACCCAGTGTCACGCATGCTGCTGTTTATCGCGCACAACAAAGCGGCGTTAGCGCTGGGGGACAACCATATTAGCGATGCCGCCCAGTATGCCGCTGATAACTTTGCCCTGGATTATCACGGCAAGTTATTAGGGGTAGATTTTGCCGATGATTTTATGGGCCCGCTAACCATGGCGCTGACTTTTATCAGCCTGGACGATAAGCAATTACAGCTAGCGGTAAATCTGCGCGCGCCCAAAGGCAAAAGCCCTGAGCAGCTCAAAAGCGAAGTGAAAGCCAAGTTGGACCACTGGTTAGCGAAAACAACTATTGCGATGCGTTACAGCCATAGCCAACGCAAACCTATGTACCGCAACCCCGAAGGTAAATGGGTAAACGCCCTCCTGGATATCGCCACCGAAAACCTGAATATGCCACGCCGGTTTGGAAGCTCGGGTGGCGCCACCTCCATACACGACTTACCCAATGGCGTGCAGTTTGGCCTAGCGATGCCCGATCAAAAATACACCGGCCACAACGCCAATGAGTTTAAACGGGTAGAACAGTTTATGCTGGATTTACGCATAGTGACTGAGATGATGGTGAGGCTGGGAAGCATGCAAGAGCTGTAA
- a CDS encoding type II toxin-antitoxin system Phd/YefM family antitoxin, which translates to MVHTILADVTTSVSELKKNPMAVVSLGEGFPVAVLNRNQPAFYCVPAEAYEALMDKLEDLELAALVLERKSQEELEVNLDEL; encoded by the coding sequence ATGGTACACACCATTCTTGCCGATGTAACAACCAGCGTATCAGAGCTTAAAAAAAACCCCATGGCGGTAGTCAGTCTAGGTGAAGGGTTTCCTGTGGCTGTGCTCAATAGAAACCAGCCGGCTTTTTACTGCGTACCCGCCGAAGCCTATGAAGCCTTAATGGATAAACTCGAAGATTTAGAGCTAGCCGCACTGGTATTGGAACGCAAAAGCCAGGAGGAGTTAGAGGTTAATTTGGATGAGCTATAA
- a CDS encoding type II toxin-antitoxin system RelE family toxin, with product MSYKLLFKQQAFKEWQALDGTIKTQFKKKLTDRLQKPRVEPSRLSGLKDCYKIKLRSAGYRLVYEVRDSEIVVIVIAVGKRERNAVYKSAAKRI from the coding sequence ATGAGCTATAAGCTGCTATTTAAACAACAAGCATTCAAGGAATGGCAAGCTTTAGATGGCACCATTAAAACGCAGTTCAAAAAAAAGCTGACCGATAGATTACAAAAACCGCGCGTAGAACCATCACGCTTAAGCGGCCTAAAAGACTGCTATAAAATTAAACTTCGCAGCGCAGGCTATCGCCTGGTCTATGAAGTAAGAGATAGCGAGATTGTGGTGATCGTTATTGCCGTGGGCAAGCGCGAACGAAATGCCGTTTATAAAAGCGCTGCCAAGCGGATATAA
- a CDS encoding glyceraldehyde-3-phosphate dehydrogenase: MTANDANRERPDDYFADWKEREALAEAMIPLVGKLYRKNSVKTYIYGHNLVNQSVLEIMQAHRFVRQIEENELSEFETFPVIEALAKLDLSIAHIDAGRIAVMYEEGPKAQGVSVDDFVRSQVQEILDTPVPDAEPRDVVLYGFGRIGRLMARLLIEKAGGGENLRLRAIVVRQGGAKNDLVKRVSLLRRDSVHGPFKGTIRVDEERSSFIANGNEVKVIYAGSPEEIDYTAYGINNAIIIDNTGMFKNKESLSRHLRPGASKVLLTAPADDIKNIVYGINNDIIEETDDIICAASCTTNAISPPLKAMNDKFGIVSGHVETIHAYTNDQNLIDNYHTADRRGRSAPLNMVITSTGAAKAVAKVLPIMEGKLTGNAIRVPTPNVSMAILKLTLASETTVDEVNDYMRYISLHSPLRKQVDYSNSPEVVSSDLVGSRHACIFDSEATIVNGNQVIMYCWYDNEFGYSCQVHRVLEQLAGVDYRVFPKED; this comes from the coding sequence GTGACAGCTAACGATGCCAACCGTGAAAGACCCGATGACTATTTTGCCGATTGGAAAGAGCGTGAAGCCCTAGCCGAAGCCATGATCCCATTGGTAGGTAAACTCTATCGCAAGAACAGTGTTAAAACCTACATCTACGGCCATAACCTGGTTAACCAATCAGTGCTTGAAATTATGCAAGCACATCGTTTTGTTCGCCAAATTGAAGAAAACGAACTGTCTGAGTTTGAAACCTTCCCGGTTATTGAGGCGCTAGCAAAGCTAGATTTGAGTATTGCCCATATCGATGCTGGCCGTATTGCCGTCATGTATGAAGAGGGTCCTAAAGCGCAAGGCGTGAGCGTAGACGATTTTGTACGCTCGCAAGTACAAGAAATACTCGATACCCCCGTCCCCGATGCTGAGCCACGCGATGTGGTTTTATACGGCTTTGGCCGTATAGGCCGCTTGATGGCACGTTTATTAATTGAAAAAGCCGGTGGTGGTGAAAACCTGCGTTTGCGTGCCATTGTGGTACGCCAAGGTGGCGCCAAAAACGACTTGGTTAAGCGCGTAAGCTTATTGCGTCGCGACTCAGTACACGGCCCCTTCAAAGGCACTATACGTGTCGATGAAGAGCGCAGCTCATTTATTGCCAACGGTAATGAAGTGAAGGTGATTTACGCGGGCAGCCCTGAAGAAATTGATTACACTGCCTACGGTATTAATAATGCGATTATTATTGATAACACCGGCATGTTTAAAAATAAAGAATCGCTATCGCGTCACTTGCGCCCCGGCGCGAGCAAAGTACTGTTAACCGCACCGGCAGATGATATTAAAAATATTGTTTACGGCATTAACAATGACATCATCGAAGAAACCGATGACATTATCTGTGCCGCTAGCTGTACTACCAACGCTATTTCACCGCCATTAAAAGCGATGAACGATAAGTTTGGCATCGTGTCTGGCCACGTAGAAACCATACACGCCTACACTAACGACCAAAACTTAATTGATAATTATCACACCGCCGACAGACGTGGCCGCAGTGCACCGTTAAACATGGTTATTACCTCTACTGGTGCTGCCAAAGCGGTAGCGAAAGTATTGCCGATAATGGAAGGCAAACTAACCGGTAATGCGATACGGGTACCTACCCCTAACGTTTCTATGGCTATCTTAAAGCTAACCCTAGCTAGCGAGACTACCGTCGATGAAGTGAATGATTATATGCGTTACATATCCTTGCATTCGCCACTGCGTAAGCAAGTCGATTACTCTAACTCACCGGAAGTAGTGTCTAGTGATTTAGTGGGCTCACGCCACGCCTGCATCTTCGATAGCGAAGCTACTATTGTGAATGGCAATCAAGTGATTATGTACTGCTGGTACGATAATGAATTTGGTTACAGCTGTCAGGTACACCGTGTACTAGAGCAATTGGCTGGTGTTGATTATCGGGTGTTTCCTAAGGAAGATTAA